In the genome of Astatotilapia calliptera chromosome 18, fAstCal1.2, whole genome shotgun sequence, the window TGTGGGACGCTGTGGGATGCTGTGGGACGCTGTGGGACGCTGTGGGATGCTGTGGGATGCTGTGGGACGCTGTGGGACGCTGTGGGATGCTGTGGGACGCTGTGGGATGCTGTGGGACGCTGTGGGATGCCGTGGGATGCCGTGGGACGCCGTGGGACGCTGTGGGATGCTGTGGGATGCTGTGGGATGCCGTGGGACGCCGTGGGATGCTGTGGGACGCTGTGTGATGCTGTGGGACGCTGTGGGACGCTGTGGGACGCTGTGGGATGCCGTGGGATGCCGTGGGATGCCGTGGGACGCTGTGGGATGCTGTGGGACGCTGTGGGACGCTGTGGGATGCTGTGGGACGCTGTGGGACGCTGTGGGATGCTGTGGGATGCTGTGGGACGCTGTGTGATGCCGTGGGATGCTGTGGGATGCTGTGGGACGCTGTGGGATGCTGTGGGACGCTGTGGGATGCCGTGGGATGCTGTGGGATGCTGTGGGATGCTGAGACTGTGGATTCCATGTGCTTGGTATCATTTGGGGAATTTAATGACCAAaacatcatatatatatatatatatatacatatatatatatacatatatatatatatatatatttatatatatatatgtatatatatgagtatatatgagtatgcatttgaagtacacttcaaattgggacagccgtcgtcgtgtggcggtgacgtaatcgcACTTAAAATgtgtacttcaagcgtgcagaccctgaattgggacacagcctcagtgtttcagtcataaaaacacttcctgtctccGCGGGGGCCCATCACGTATAGGTGTAACGGAGAAACAGCCAATCAAATCGCAGCTTTTCAggcattggaaaaaaaaagattgtttttTACACTGAACTGTCTGAGCGCGGGTTCGAGTCCTGGTTGGGACAAAGGTTGTGTTACATTATCAAAAGTTAAACACCATTTTCAATCTACTTATTGTggataacatttattttttaatttttagttcattatcattttatttatattatatagcGTTATGGCCTGTGGAGCAATTTTTCTGCATTACGTACCTATACTGTCACAAATCTCCTTCCAGGTGCTCTTGGCTCGTGAGCCAAAGCCAACCAGCTGATCATCCTCAGAGGCTTCTGCAGCAACACTTACTCTGCTGGTCTCGTAGCTCAGAAGAGTTTTTATCTCTGCAAAGCTGAGGGCTTACTGTACAAATGAATGCAAGCTCTCCTTGCCATGCCCTTCTTCCACAGAGGTCCCTGCAGCCTCTTGCTTCTGGAGATCTTTGATCAGGTACATGGTGTCCCCGACATCATTCTCCAGAAGCCACCGGAAAGATTTCCCTTTATATTTTCCAAACTGCAGGATGTACTCTCCCTGCACTTCCTTCATGTCAGAGGCATCCCCTCCTCTCTGATAGATGACAGTCAGAGCATCGTCCTCCCTCACAGGTGCAGACTTGTCCTGAAGCTTGGGGTCATTTTTAATCCTTCGAGCTTCTTTTGACGAGTCCTGGAGAAGGTATCCAAGTGGCCCCTTGTGGAACGCCACAGAGATTTTCCCTGGATATGGCGCAACTTTCTTCTGCATCTTGACATgcagtgaaaaaataaacaattatattaaacaaaattgattccaaacacaaacaaagacattCCAGGTTATAATCTTGCTGCTGGGTTTAGACAGCAGGATGCAGGAGAACAATAACGAGACACAATTTGAAAGAACATTGACAACATTTGTgataaaagtgttttttactCCAGGTATAACAAACTgttctgtctgtaaataaaaacctttcatgGTTGAATGATTATTGGCATATCTGCAAAATTTGTGGTAACTGCTTAGTAGTCATGGCACATAAGAATTGCTGGTAGATTCCCGCGCGGGAGCCTGGGATTGTTTAGCTAAACGGCCTAAACCGTTTCTCTATGGTAGTGCTAAACCACTACGGGTGTAATATACTTTTGGCCACTACGGTCTTCCGGCGCTGTTGCGAGTTTGAGATGCGGCGgcacttttaaaaaatctcctCTTTTACGTTTCGGGAGAGAAAATAAGTAACTCAACGCTCGCAACACATCCCAACGCTCCTCATTCATTGATCAAAGGTAAGAAACGTCGTTTGAAATAAGAGTAAACCAACAGAATACATTTACAGGTGTATATTACAGGTAATAGGTGTGTTGCGATTGCATTTACGAAGCATCCATCGGTCAGTGGTTACACTGAAatcatgcagtttgtgctttgacctccagagggcgacaaatcagcacagacagagagctccattcaaactttgctgccatcaggaataattcttaaaatataatcatcagtgtttgagcagttctgatatcagggacaatctagacatgtgtgacaatactgaacgtgtcacatgacacaccttaaacatcatgtgatccactctcagtctgcactttcattcatgacttcaacaggttgaaatgagctttgaaCAAACATCAGTTCAGTGCTGAAATATTCAAACGCTGcaggaagaagaacaacaaagtGATGACAGATGTTTGTGCTTCAAACTGGAAAACCAGCAGAAATAAATCACAGCCTGCCAGAGGTTTAGGAGTTTCTGAGGTGCACCTGAACGCAGCATAGTGTTTCAAAGCCCCTGATTGTCTTCAAACGCCGCATTAGGCTGAAAGTTTACTTTCACTTCCTGAACTTCGTGGAGTGGcgcttgttgttggtgtgtgaagaaactgtaagtttgctttgtttcctcctttaacagtttgtctttaggaactttactgtttgttcagctcatgtttgagttcttcacacaacaaactgtgtgtgtttgtattaaagtcagtgtgtaatgtttcctggctaacatcagctgtgtgcagcttagttCAGCACAAATCTGCCGCTCCATAGTTCACGGTAACGGACTCACAGCTGGACCAACGAGGCCGAGTGTGTCCGCCACTCTGAGCTACGTtcgtgtttgtgtgcttgtagTTTGTACTTTGTGAGTTCACTCAGAGGACGCAGCGTACGTGATGACGTCACAGCCCTTTACCTCCTTTACTGTCACTGTGATTAATATTTACACACCACACGAGACACctgacagcatgctaacgctaagctaaagctaagctaacgctaagctagccaagaacccagagtgatgttaaagctgagtaaacactgaccccAGACCAGCACCGTGATaaagtgagctgctgctgctgaacctGAACAGGTAAcaaagtgatgagcagtcaggctgcaggtttctacctgttcatgtttccaCAGTAGAATCACTTTGAagtgtctttgtgctgtttcatctttgatttgtgttcataaacaCTCAGAGAAACATCACGTGACCTCATCAGGatctgtgttggtgtgtggggctgTACCTCAGCTTTAGATTATGGTGATTATGAGACAGTGTTTCAGCTCATTTTACACAGTAACATGAAAGTACTGTTATGAGGAGTAATGACGTAACATACTCCATTACTTTTAATtaaagtgttctgtgtaatatgtgtaataatgacTTGTTTGAGTAACTTCATCTCTGTCAATAACAACATTCATACGTGGAATAAAACCACATCAGTGGATCATTGCTGGAGCTGCCTGGACTTCAGTCTTCAGCATCTCAACCAACAGCATCGACATGCTGCTCCAGATGTCTGTGCTCCAGATGTCTGTGCTCCAGATGTCTGTGCTCCAGATGTCTGTGCTCCAGATGTCTGTGCTCCAGATGTTTGTGCTCAAGTGATCAGACTCACAGTTTCATCCTTGAAATAAGTGTTTATATTGTTGACCCACCATTGATCATGATCAGTGGTGGGTCAGCGACatgctttctttccctctcaggtttaaatatctgggactctccaccgtttggttttaaaactgaagaagcttcttggatgaaacgtcttccagaaacttaaagacgtctcttttctttccaagctccttagatcacatgacctggatgactgaaccTACAGACATATTGACCTGGTTTCTAGGTCACatgacaggtcagaggtcagcgacTGTAACTCGGTTACTCCTGTTAATGTGAACTCACTGAGTGTTTGTGGTTTACCTCTCAGACTgactgaagatgatgatggaggaagaggaggacagagcagagtctgcagggtccagctgtccgtctgtgaggagtgacGGGTCCAAAGGTCAAAATCCAGGCTTCAGTGGTGAACCTGGAGCAACGAGGTCAGAGAGCTGAACTCACTGAGTAACAGAAATAATTCTGCACTGACATTATAATCAGTGTTGACTCTGGTTGATTGTCTGACTGTGTTTGTGAgctgagaggaaatgaaaatgagtttgtaacaaaaatcagttttgtccagttttcctgtaaaaagctgaactctaaTCTAAGAGGAtgttactgacaggaaacagctgcattatctgcagtctgtgtgatcacagctgcttcaatcatgtttgtgtctgcagaggtcagaggtcacagtctgcagggtccagctgtccgtctgtgaggagtgaccGGTCCAAAGGTCGACCTCCACACTTCAGTGGTGAACCTGGAGCAACGAGGTCAGAGAGCTGTGATGACtcctttacatgtttgtgtttcctggATAAATATGACCTGAAACATCCTCAGATTGTTACAAagattcattaaaaagaaaacaatgaaagagaaaagatccAAATGTTCGACTTGGTCATTTGCTGTTTGAGGACAGTGATGCTCATATCTGTGGGGAAAGTGTGACCTGAGTGGGttcatgtttgtctttaaagaACAGCTCTGATGCTCTTTGTGTCTGATCTGTTAAACAGTCTGAGAGGTCacacagagacccagcagctaaAGCCTGGATCATACTGGCTGCTGTTACTCCATCAGGACAACACTGAACCACAGTGCTGTTCATGGAAATCAGTGCAGCTTTACACTGTATCACCAAAGTACTGACTCGTCTGccttcacacacatgtaaactTGAGTGACATCATATTCTGAGTCCACAGCATTTAATATGATGTCAGCCAAGAGTTCAACATATAACAGCTTAAACTGTTCTGAAAAGGTTTTTTCACAGGTTAAAAAGTGTTTACGGGATTTTTAACAGTTCTTTCAGAAGCACATACGTGAGGTCAGACACAGggaagcagcaacactgactgaacacagcTTTTAGAGGctaaattcacattttaataatgAAAGTGGCTTCATGTGTGTGTCCATGGTTCATCCACAGAGTGGAGCAGCAGAGCTCAGAGGGTCCCAGTGGTCAGTctgcccagcagcatcaaacacagctggactccatgtttatggtctgtacatgtacaacaactactttattattaatattaatacattTGTTTATAGGTCCCTTTCAGAACACCAAGGACTCTGTGGACTAAATgaccaaaagaaacaaactttgAAATCAGACGGTGCAAATGTGATCACAGGGAAACGTTTTAAACATCGAGGCTTTAAACAGAAACCAAAGTGAAACAGTTTGTAGTCGAGATCAGTGGGAATGAAGCTGAATAACTGTTTCTTCAATAACTCTgagaaataaatgacaaatatgaTGGAAATTAGCAGCATTAGCACTTACTAATGATGTGAGTCAACACTCTGCTGTATTCAGACGACCACATTAGGTGGTGTAATGGAAACCAGTGGATCCAGTCCAGTCGTGGCGACCTGTGGCGAGTCGATCTGAGCAGCTACTAATGGAAACGGGGCCATAGATGTGTTTGTGCTTAATAACAGTGAATCACAGGATTTTTACATTACAGTTAAAATCTCATGTTGTTTGTTAAAGTGTGCAGTTCAGGGTGTGTTACTAAAACTGTGGTTTGCTCACTTTCCAAAGACCCAGCCCCCAtaaaaagcagccaatcagcTCTAAGAGTTACACACACGTGTAAACCAGAGCAGCAAATCAGGTCCAAATGTGTTGTTCACAGTGAGTGGATCATCAGTGTGCTGCTATGTTAACATCCTGCAGCAGGATGTGTTTGGTCAGCTGGTTCACAtttcctcaggaccttcttgatgtgatgttcttctgcctccctggctgctgtgtctgtggggatggcgttcgctctgtgttgtagcgtcctgatgacgcccagtttgtgctccagtggatgatgagagtcaaaccttaaatactgatctgtATGTGTAAACAGAGTGAACCTTTAAGACCAGCTGTCTGTATGATCAACTCTGTCACCTATAACATCgccaagtttctggcttcgaTCATCAACCTGTTGGTAgttcagctctgaacaccagtgaaatgtttctcccactgaaatcgCTGCATTcatatgaacagaatcagcgtTTTGGGACCGTGGAGTTGTGGAGAAATTCTCAGTTAATCAGATAAAGTCAAACTTATAATTGGTGAGGAGATCGTGGATGATATGCTTCTTGATGGTAAAGAAGTGGATGTTGTGTGGACTGAAGTTCAGAGTGGTGGGTCATTCATAAATattctgttccagctgctggaggacaacatcatcacgtttgtgaagaacgagctgaagaagatccagaagGCTCTGAATCCAAATAAGCCCCAGTGCTTGGAGTTTCAGAGGGAGGATGATGAGCAgaggagcagcagagaggcaTTTGTGAAGATCACAGTGGACTTCCTGAGGAGAATGaagcaggaggagctggctgaccgTCTGCAGAGACGTAAGAGGATTTCTTACTTAAGGTTTTAAGCTGTTAGATAAATGAGACACTCATGACACCAGTGTGTTCAGTCATTTCTCAGTGGGTCAGAAATTGTCGTCAGCGATTTGTAAAATATGATTGTtgaagttgtatttttattattattattcagaacTTCAAGCTCCAGTTTGTCATCGTAACCTTAAATCCaccctgaagaagaagttccagtgtgtgtttgagggcatcgctaaagcaggaaacccaaccctcctgaatcagatctacacagagctctacatcacagagggagggactgcagaggtcaatgatgaacatgaggtcagacagattgaaacagcatccaggaaaccagacagaccagaaacaaccatcagacaagaagacatctttaaagcctcacctggaagagatgaaccaatcagaacagtgctgacaaagggagtggctggcattgggaaaacagtcttaacacagaaatacagcctggactgggctgaagacaaagccaaccaggacatccagttcatatttccattcactttcagagagctgaatgtgctgaggaagaaaaagttcagcttggtgggacttgttcatcacttctttactgaaaccaaagaagcaggaatctgcagctttgaagacttccaggttgtgttcatctttgatggtctggatgagtgtcgacttcctctggacttccacaaaactacaatcctaactgaccctagaaagtccacctcagtggatgtgctgctgataaacctcatcagggggaaactgcttccctctgctcgcctctggataaccacacgacctgcagcagccaatcagatccctcctgatTGTGTtgacatggtgacagaggtcagagggttcactgacccacagaagaagaagtacttcaggaagagattcagagataagaagcaggccagcaggatcatctcccacatcaagacttcacgaagcctccacatcatgtgccacatcccagtcttctgctggatcactgctacagttctggaggatgtgctggaaaccagacagggaggacagctgcccaagaccctgactgagatgtatacccacttcctggtggttcaggccaaagtgaagaaggtcaagtatgatggaggagctgagacagatccacactggagtccagagagcaggacgATGAtggagtctctgggaaaactggcttttgatcagctgcagaaaggaaacctgatcttctatgaatcagacctgacagagtgtggcatcaatatcagagcagcctcagtgtactcaggagtgttcacacagatctttaaagaggagagaggactgtaccaggacaaggtgttctgcttcatccatctgagtgttcaggagtttctggctgctcttcatgtccatctgaccttcatcaactctggactcaatctgctCGAAGAACAACAAACAACCTCTACATGGTCTAAACTATTTAACAAACTAAAACTTCAATCTCTCCACCAGAGTGCTGTGgacaaggccttacagagtccaaatggacacctggacttgttcctccgcttcctcctgggtctttcactgcaggccaatcagactctcctacggggtctgctgacacagacaggaagtagctcacagaccaatcaggaaacagtccagtacatcaaggagaagctcagtgagaatctgtctgcagagaaaagcatcaatctgatccactgtctgaatgaactgaatgatcgttctctagtggaggagatccaacagtccctgagatcAGGACGTCTCTCCACAGgtaaactgtctcctgctcagtggtcagctctggtcttcatcttactgtcatcagaagaagatctggatgtgtttgacctgcagaaatactctgcttcagaggaggctctgctgaggctgctgccagtggtcaaagcctccaacaaagcTCTGTGAGTAAACATGTGATCAGGCTTTAtttataacataaacagtgtaaTGTGTGATGGACCCTTAAAAacttaaacatatttatttacatgaTCATCAGCACTAAATACAGTATATTATAGTTAAT includes:
- the LOC113010984 gene encoding NACHT, LRR and PYD domains-containing protein 12 isoform X1; this encodes MMMEEEEDRAESAGSSCPSVRSDGSKGQNPGFSGEPGATRGQRSQSAGSSCPSVRSDRSKGRPPHFSGEPGATRVEQQSSEGPSGQSAQQHQTQLDSMFMLLEDNIITFVKNELKKIQKALNPNKPQCLEFQREDDEQRSSREAFVKITVDFLRRMKQEELADRLQRQLQAPVCHRNLKSTLKKKFQCVFEGIAKAGNPTLLNQIYTELYITEGGTAEVNDEHEVRQIETASRKPDRPETTIRQEDIFKASPGRDEPIRTVLTKGVAGIGKTVLTQKYSLDWAEDKANQDIQFIFPFTFRELNVLRKKKFSLVGLVHHFFTETKEAGICSFEDFQVVFIFDGLDECRLPLDFHKTTILTDPRKSTSVDVLLINLIRGKLLPSARLWITTRPAAANQIPPDCVDMVTEVRGFTDPQKKKYFRKRFRDKKQASRIISHIKTSRSLHIMCHIPVFCWITATVLEDVLETRQGGQLPKTLTEMYTHFLVVQAKVKKVKYDGGAETDPHWSPESRTMMESLGKLAFDQLQKGNLIFYESDLTECGINIRAASVYSGVFTQIFKEERGLYQDKVFCFIHLSVQEFLAALHVHLTFINSGLNLLEEQQTTSTWSKLFNKLKLQSLHQSAVDKALQSPNGHLDLFLRFLLGLSLQANQTLLRGLLTQTGSSSQTNQETVQYIKEKLSENLSAEKSINLIHCLNELNDRSLVEEIQQSLRSGRLSTGKLSPAQWSALVFILLSSEEDLDVFDLQKYSASEEALLRLLPVVKASNKALLSVPDLSERGYEALSSVLSSQSSTLRELDLSNNNLQDPAVEFLSAGLRSPDCKLNTLRLSHCKLSERGYEALSSALSSQSSSLRQLDLSNSDLQDSGVKFLSAGVKSPRCKMETLSLSGCLITEKGCTSLASALSSNPSHLRKLDLSYNHPGDSGMKLLSSGLKDPGWRLDTLRLNGCFLSKRSYEALSSVLRCQSSRLRELDLSNNNLQDSGVKLLFAALQSPHCKLESLSLSSCFLSEKSCEALSSVLTCQTSNLRELDLSNNDLQNSGVRLLSAALQSPHCALETLRLSVCNLSERNCEALSLVLSSQSSSLKELDLSDNNLEDSGVKLLCAGVESPHCTLESLSLSCCLITEEGCTSLASVLSSNPSHLRELDLSYNHPGASGMKLLLAGLKDPRWKLDTLRVEPAGVRWLRPGLRKYSCQLTIDTNTVNTKLQLSDNNRKVKRVEEVQSYPDHPDRFDYWTQLLCRNDVTGHCYWEVEWSGDVEISVSYRSIRRKGGGDGCLFGFNDQSWSLYCTDDGPQFVRHNNTGTSISSSSSSSSVSNRVAVYVDCPAGTLSFYRVSSDTLIHLHTFNTTFTQTLYPGFRFLFPGSSVCLC